From Buchnera aphidicola (Mindarus keteleerifoliae), the proteins below share one genomic window:
- the gshB gene encoding glutathione synthase, which yields MSVHLGVIMDPISKINIEKDSTFSMLLKAKKRNYILYYMQLGDVFLKKDRIYGKTKILNVINDKKKWFSFSEEKIIPLSKLDVILIRKDPPVNMEFIYLTYLLDKLKKENVLLINNPTSLRNYNEKLLATNFPEIIPQTLMSNNISEIKKFLSKHKDIIIKPLNAMGGKSIFRIKIEDQNKQVILETMTKNGSKFCLSQKYITDIKNGDKRILIIDNYIVPWCLTRLPIKGENRANLAVGGIGIVKTLNKTDYKIANTTLSFLKKKGLIFVGLDIIGNKLIEINVTSPTGICQIEKFCKISIAEKLFNFIEKKIIK from the coding sequence ATGTCTGTTCATCTTGGTGTAATCATGGATCCAATTTCCAAAATAAATATTGAAAAGGACTCAACTTTTTCAATGTTATTAAAAGCTAAAAAAAGAAATTATATTTTGTATTATATGCAACTAGGAGATGTTTTCCTAAAAAAAGATAGAATTTATGGAAAAACAAAAATTTTAAATGTTATTAATGACAAAAAAAAATGGTTTTCTTTTTCAGAAGAAAAAATAATTCCATTATCAAAACTCGATGTTATCCTAATAAGAAAAGATCCTCCTGTAAATATGGAATTTATCTATCTTACTTACTTATTAGATAAATTAAAAAAAGAAAACGTTCTTTTAATTAATAATCCTACTAGTCTTCGAAATTATAACGAAAAGTTATTAGCTACTAATTTTCCAGAAATTATACCTCAAACTTTAATGAGCAATAATATTTCTGAAATAAAAAAGTTCTTAAGTAAACATAAAGATATTATTATCAAACCACTAAATGCAATGGGAGGAAAATCTATTTTTAGAATAAAAATAGAAGATCAAAACAAACAGGTTATTTTGGAAACTATGACTAAAAATGGAAGTAAATTTTGTTTATCCCAAAAGTATATTACAGATATTAAAAATGGAGATAAACGAATTCTTATAATAGATAATTACATTGTTCCTTGGTGCCTTACTAGACTACCTATAAAAGGAGAGAATCGAGCAAATTTAGCAGTTGGAGGAATTGGAATAGTAAAAACTTTAAATAAAACAGATTATAAAATTGCTAATACTACACTTTCATTTTTAAAGAAAAAAGGATTAATTTTCGTAGGATTAGATATTATTGGAAACAAACTGATTGAGATAAACGTTACCAGTCCTACTGGAATTTGTCAAATTGAAAAATTCTGCAAAATATCTATTGCTGAAAAACTATTCAATTTCATTGAAAAAAAAATAATTAAATAA
- the ruvX gene encoding Holliday junction resolvase RuvX, with the protein MIALSFDYGTKIIGVAVGETLFSTTKALNHLQCIKNYPDWNVVNKLISYWEPNILIVGFPIYKNKKKQNITKKTKKFANILKHKYQRTVILHNEYLTTIEAKNFLFNKGGFKALKKGKIDSISAALILESWYFSLEKT; encoded by the coding sequence TTGATTGCTCTATCGTTTGATTATGGAACTAAAATTATTGGAGTAGCTGTTGGAGAAACTTTATTTTCTACAACAAAAGCTTTAAACCATTTACAATGTATTAAAAATTATCCAGATTGGAATGTTGTTAACAAATTAATAAGTTATTGGGAACCAAATATCTTAATAGTTGGTTTTCCTATATATAAAAACAAAAAAAAACAAAACATAACCAAAAAAACAAAAAAATTTGCTAATATTTTAAAACATAAATATCAACGTACCGTAATATTGCATAACGAATATTTAACCACAATAGAAGCAAAAAATTTTTTATTCAATAAAGGAGGATTCAAAGCTTTAAAAAAAGGAAAAATTGATTCTATTTCTGCTGCCTTAATTTTAGAAAGTTGGTACTTTTCCTTAGAAAAAACATAA
- the trmB gene encoding tRNA (guanosine(46)-N7)-methyltransferase TrmB: MNENISPVIFQKKELFLRKIRSFVVRRRITKSQVSAINDFWPRFGIMFEKNFLNLEQVFFKNMPIVLEIGFGTGKSLVKTAIQNLDKNFLGIEVYESGIGNCLKYINKYNLNNIKIIFYDAVEVLNNMIKNETLSRVQIFFPDPWEKRRHRKRRMVTKHFSKVIHKKLTNNGIIYIVTDVETYAKDILYIFDDTSKYINLSDDQRYVRRLRNRPITKFEKKGISLGKVIFELIFRCIK; encoded by the coding sequence ATGAATGAGAATATTTCTCCTGTAATTTTTCAAAAAAAAGAACTTTTCTTACGAAAGATTCGAAGTTTTGTAGTTAGAAGAAGAATAACAAAATCTCAGGTAAGTGCGATAAATGATTTTTGGCCCAGATTTGGAATAATGTTTGAAAAAAATTTTTTAAATTTAGAGCAAGTTTTTTTTAAAAATATGCCAATTGTATTAGAAATTGGTTTTGGAACAGGAAAATCTTTAGTTAAAACAGCAATACAAAATCTAGATAAAAATTTTTTAGGAATAGAAGTTTATGAATCTGGAATAGGAAATTGTTTAAAATATATTAATAAGTATAATTTAAATAATATAAAAATTATTTTTTATGATGCTGTAGAAGTTTTAAATAATATGATAAAAAACGAAACTTTATCAAGGGTACAAATTTTTTTCCCTGATCCTTGGGAAAAACGTCGTCATAGAAAAAGAAGAATGGTAACTAAACATTTTTCTAAAGTTATTCATAAGAAATTAACTAATAACGGAATTATTTACATAGTTACTGATGTCGAAACATATGCTAAAGATATTTTATATATATTCGATGATACTTCTAAATATATAAATCTATCAGATGATCAAAGATATGTAAGACGATTAAGAAATAGACCTATAACAAAATTTGAAAAAAAAGGAATCTCTTTAGGAAAAGTCATTTTTGAGTTAATATTTCGATGTATAAAGTAA
- the hemW gene encoding radical SAM family heme chaperone HemW produces the protein MKKLPKVSLYVHIPFCIKKCPYCDFHSLKKKYIPEEKYIYHLIQDLKESIHLIKHRKIQTIFIGGGTPSLFSAKNINFLIKEIKNNIKVVENPEITIEANPTTIENKKFLEYKQAGINRLSIGIQSFKKSSLDYLNREYSTKNILNSIKIAKLANFDNINFDLMHSLPHQTLNMAISDLKKAISFNPSHISWYQLSIEPKTKFFYTKHKFPSEKTIFNIFKKGEEILISSGYKKYEISSYFKKNPCLHNLNYWNFGDYLGIGSGAHSKITQINGKIIRISKTKKVSNFMKGLYIEEKKNISKKDIILEYFMNVLRLIKPIKKKDFHRKTGINQKYLYPFIKKAINSKYLIEDSKYWKTTKKGKNFLNDLLEEFM, from the coding sequence ATGAAAAAATTACCTAAAGTTAGTTTATATGTGCATATACCTTTTTGCATCAAAAAATGTCCTTATTGTGATTTTCATTCATTAAAAAAAAAATATATTCCTGAAGAAAAATATATTTATCATCTTATTCAAGATCTAAAAGAAAGTATACATTTGATAAAACATAGAAAAATACAAACAATTTTTATTGGAGGAGGAACTCCTAGTTTATTTAGCGCAAAAAATATAAATTTTTTGATAAAAGAAATCAAAAATAATATAAAAGTTGTAGAAAATCCAGAAATTACTATAGAAGCTAATCCTACAACTATTGAAAATAAAAAATTTTTGGAATATAAACAAGCAGGGATAAACAGATTGTCCATAGGAATACAATCTTTTAAAAAAAGTAGTTTAGATTACTTAAATAGAGAATATTCTACAAAAAATATTTTAAATTCTATTAAAATAGCTAAATTAGCTAATTTTGATAACATAAATTTTGATTTAATGCATAGTTTACCTCATCAAACCTTAAATATGGCAATTTCTGATTTAAAAAAAGCAATTTCATTTAATCCTTCTCACATTTCTTGGTATCAATTGTCAATAGAGCCTAAAACAAAATTTTTTTACACTAAACATAAATTTCCAAGTGAAAAAACTATTTTTAATATATTTAAAAAAGGTGAAGAAATACTTATTTCTTCAGGATATAAAAAATATGAAATATCTTCATATTTTAAAAAAAATCCTTGTTTACACAATTTAAATTATTGGAATTTCGGAGATTATCTAGGTATCGGATCTGGTGCTCATAGCAAAATAACTCAAATAAATGGAAAAATCATCAGAATTTCCAAAACAAAAAAAGTATCAAACTTTATGAAAGGGTTATATATAGAAGAAAAAAAAAATATTTCTAAAAAAGATATCATTCTTGAATATTTTATGAATGTTTTAAGATTAATAAAACCAATCAAAAAAAAAGATTTTCATAGAAAAACAGGGATAAATCAAAAATATCTTTATCCTTTTATAAAAAAAGCAATAAATTCAAAATATCTAATAGAAGATTCAAAATATTGGAAAACTACAAAAAAAGGGAAAAATTTTTTGAATGACTTATTAGAAGAATTTATGTAA
- the dnaB gene encoding replicative DNA helicase, whose protein sequence is MIKNKFYQKLKTKEEFLKIPPHSLEAEQSVLGGLMLDNELWDIISDKIVVNDFFSQAHRIIFLEMQQLFNLGQPIDLITLSESLEQKGILDNAGRFSYLAELSKNTPSTANISAYADIIKERAIIRDIILVANKIANASYNPQGKRSEELLDYAESSVFKISENRNKNHSGPKNIEEILDITVAKIEKLFNAPQDGLTGLNTGYPDLNKKTSGLQNSEFIIIAARPSMGKTTFAMNICENAAMIYEKPVLIFSLEMPGEQIMIRMLSSLSRVNQTKIRTGQLTDEDWSRIYGTINILLKKKNIYIDDSSALTPTDIRSRARRIYRENNGLSLIMIDYLQLMRVPSLSENRTLEIAEVSRSLKALAKELKIPVIALSQLNRSLEQRSDKRPLNSDLRESGSLEQDADLIMFIYRDEVYHQNSDLKGIAEIIIGKQRNGPIGTIKLTFNGNWSRFDNYASQLYK, encoded by the coding sequence ATGATTAAAAATAAATTTTATCAAAAATTAAAAACAAAAGAAGAATTTTTAAAAATTCCACCTCATTCTCTAGAAGCTGAACAATCAGTTCTAGGAGGATTGATGTTAGACAATGAATTATGGGACATTATTTCTGATAAAATCGTCGTTAATGATTTTTTTAGTCAAGCACACAGAATAATTTTTTTAGAAATGCAACAATTATTTAATCTTGGACAACCTATAGATTTAATTACTTTATCTGAATCTCTAGAACAAAAAGGAATATTAGATAATGCTGGAAGATTTTCTTATTTAGCAGAATTATCAAAAAATACTCCTAGCACAGCTAACATTTCAGCTTATGCCGATATAATTAAAGAACGTGCAATTATCAGAGATATAATATTAGTTGCTAACAAAATTGCAAATGCTAGTTACAATCCCCAAGGTAAAAGAAGTGAAGAACTATTAGACTATGCTGAATCTAGCGTATTTAAAATTTCAGAAAATAGAAATAAAAATCATTCAGGACCTAAAAATATTGAAGAAATTTTAGACATCACCGTCGCAAAAATAGAAAAATTATTTAATGCTCCTCAAGATGGATTAACTGGACTAAATACGGGATATCCAGATTTAAATAAAAAAACATCAGGTTTACAAAATTCTGAATTTATTATTATTGCTGCAAGACCATCAATGGGAAAAACTACTTTTGCTATGAACATTTGTGAAAACGCTGCAATGATATATGAAAAGCCAGTCTTAATCTTCAGTTTAGAAATGCCAGGAGAACAAATTATGATTAGGATGTTATCCTCATTATCTAGGGTAAATCAAACAAAAATTAGAACTGGCCAACTAACTGATGAAGACTGGTCTAGAATTTATGGAACTATTAACATTTTATTGAAAAAAAAGAACATTTACATCGATGATTCTTCAGCATTAACGCCTACAGATATCAGATCTAGAGCGAGAAGAATTTACAGAGAAAATAATGGGTTAAGTTTAATTATGATAGATTATTTGCAACTTATGCGAGTACCTTCTTTATCGGAAAACAGAACGTTAGAAATCGCAGAAGTTTCCAGAAGTTTAAAAGCTTTAGCTAAAGAATTAAAAATTCCTGTAATTGCCCTATCTCAACTAAACCGTTCTTTGGAACAAAGATCTGACAAAAGACCCTTAAATTCGGATCTAAGAGAATCGGGTTCTTTAGAACAAGATGCAGATCTAATCATGTTCATTTATAGAGATGAAGTTTATCATCAAAATAGCGATCTAAAGGGAATTGCTGAAATTATCATTGGAAAACAAAGAAATGGACCAATTGGAACAATTAAACTTACATTTAACGGAAATTGGTCTAGATTTGATAACTATGCTTCCCAATTGTATAAATAA
- a CDS encoding oxidative damage protection protein, translating into MSKKIFCSYLKKNEKKQKRQIYPGKLGKKIFNKISQPAWEKWIIEQTKIINEQKLNTFDPIHQEKIEIYMINFLFKKK; encoded by the coding sequence ATGTCAAAAAAAATATTCTGTTCGTATTTAAAAAAAAATGAAAAAAAACAAAAGAGACAAATATATCCAGGAAAATTAGGAAAAAAAATTTTTAATAAAATTTCTCAACCTGCTTGGGAAAAATGGATTATAGAACAAACTAAAATAATTAATGAACAAAAATTAAATACGTTTGATCCGATTCATCAAGAAAAAATTGAAATTTATATGATCAATTTTTTATTCAAAAAAAAATAA
- the dusA gene encoding tRNA dihydrouridine(20/20a) synthase DusA: MKNKKKKISNETYCHKFSVAPMLNYTNKHCRHFYRKLTKKSLLYTEMIVANGPFEKIKKKIIYNSKPENPISIQLAGRIPKKIAKCAKLAYLKGYNEINLNIGCPSKKVNKSHFGISLMNETNTVRSIIKAISEHVSIPITIKTRIGINHQDSYNFLSNFIYEISKDNICKTFIIHARKALVFSLNTKKNFKIPKINYEFVYNLKKDFPNLMFIINGNIKSISSAKKHLKKTDGVMLGRAVYNNPSILKNVDNLIFNEFYKTSEEMSKIIQSMYPYIEKELLIGTSLYQIARHFLNAFYGMKGSSFWKKYLCKNATKNNADLNVLETGLELMKNNYFSN, encoded by the coding sequence ATGAAAAATAAAAAGAAAAAAATCTCAAACGAAACTTATTGTCACAAATTTTCTGTAGCTCCAATGCTTAACTATACAAACAAACACTGTCGACATTTTTATCGAAAATTAACAAAAAAATCACTTTTATATACAGAAATGATAGTTGCTAATGGACCTTTTGAAAAAATAAAAAAGAAAATAATTTATAATTCAAAACCGGAAAATCCCATATCTATTCAATTAGCGGGAAGAATACCAAAAAAAATAGCAAAATGTGCTAAATTAGCTTATTTGAAAGGATACAACGAAATCAATTTAAATATTGGTTGTCCTTCTAAAAAAGTTAATAAATCTCATTTTGGTATTTCTTTAATGAATGAAACAAATACCGTCCGTAGTATTATAAAAGCCATTTCTGAACATGTTTCCATACCTATCACAATAAAAACAAGAATAGGAATAAACCATCAAGATAGTTATAATTTTTTAAGTAACTTCATATATGAAATTTCTAAAGACAATATTTGTAAAACTTTTATTATTCATGCAAGAAAAGCGTTAGTTTTTTCTTTAAATACTAAAAAAAATTTTAAAATTCCTAAAATAAATTATGAATTTGTTTACAACTTAAAAAAAGATTTTCCTAATTTAATGTTTATAATTAACGGAAATATTAAATCAATTTCTTCAGCTAAAAAACATCTTAAAAAAACAGATGGTGTAATGTTAGGAAGAGCAGTATATAATAATCCATCAATTTTAAAAAATGTAGACAATTTGATTTTTAATGAATTTTACAAAACTTCTGAAGAAATGTCGAAAATTATACAAAGCATGTATCCTTACATTGAAAAAGAACTTTTAATTGGAACTTCTTTATATCAGATAGCTAGACATTTCTTAAATGCTTTTTATGGAATGAAAGGATCATCTTTTTGGAAAAAATATCTATGCAAAAATGCTACTAAAAATAACGCCGATTTAAATGTATTAGAAACTGGTTTAGAACTAATGAAAAATAACTATTTTTCTAATTAA
- the mutY gene encoding A/G-specific adenine glycosylase has translation MIFSQLVLNWYHLNGRKNLPWQKKRTPYKIWISEIMLQQTKVKTVIPYFNKFVQMFPTVDRLAKANLNEILYLWSGLGYYKRAKNIYESAKLIKHKYHGIFPNNFYNVIKLPGIGKTTAGAILSLSLGFRFCILDGNVKRIIIRCYSIKKEPFNKKLENKLWNLIENITPFHHIRQFNQGLMDIGSLICTPNNPKCYICPLSFKCNTYKKRNLKKIVKNKKPKKITKKYFFLIIKYKSYTFLKKMNSKKIWGDLYSFPIFKKNKEMKKWIKKNDIDVIQKEKKNEFIHFITHFKIRIFPVLLNVSEKFNLLNNKDYIWYNTEKKNYVGLPKPVQKILTLYFHSLN, from the coding sequence TTGATTTTTTCTCAATTAGTATTAAATTGGTATCATCTAAACGGAAGAAAAAATTTGCCTTGGCAAAAAAAAAGAACTCCTTACAAAATATGGATTTCTGAAATTATGTTACAACAAACTAAAGTGAAAACAGTTATTCCTTATTTTAATAAATTTGTTCAAATGTTTCCAACTGTTGACAGATTAGCTAAAGCCAATTTAAATGAAATTTTATATTTATGGAGTGGATTAGGATACTATAAAAGAGCAAAAAATATTTATGAATCCGCTAAATTAATTAAGCATAAATATCATGGAATTTTTCCAAATAATTTTTATAATGTAATAAAATTACCAGGAATAGGAAAAACAACTGCTGGAGCTATTTTATCTTTATCTTTAGGATTCAGATTTTGTATATTAGATGGTAACGTAAAAAGAATTATCATTCGTTGTTATAGTATAAAAAAAGAACCTTTTAACAAAAAACTAGAGAATAAATTATGGAATTTAATCGAAAATATAACTCCGTTTCATCATATTCGCCAATTTAATCAAGGATTGATGGACATAGGATCGCTTATATGTACTCCTAATAATCCAAAATGTTATATTTGTCCTTTATCTTTTAAATGTAATACTTATAAAAAAAGAAATTTAAAAAAAATTGTTAAAAATAAAAAACCAAAAAAAATTACAAAAAAATATTTTTTTCTAATTATTAAATATAAATCCTATACTTTTTTAAAAAAAATGAACTCTAAAAAAATTTGGGGAGATTTGTATTCTTTTCCAATTTTTAAAAAAAATAAAGAAATGAAAAAATGGATTAAAAAAAATGATATTGATGTAATTCAGAAAGAAAAAAAAAATGAATTCATACATTTTATAACTCATTTCAAAATCAGAATTTTTCCTGTTCTTTTAAATGTTTCAGAAAAATTTAATTTATTAAATAATAAAGACTATATTTGGTACAATACAGAAAAAAAAAATTATGTAGGACTTCCTAAACCCGTACAAAAAATTTTAACACTATACTTTCATTCATTAAACTAG